In Pajaroellobacter abortibovis, the following are encoded in one genomic region:
- a CDS encoding TIGR04551 family protein, whose amino-acid sequence MLKDRDMSGFHPSLQSLFPFLTMAILGRTDKLYAEEPPSSGTQPSLTLPSGDFQRDSTHSSTPLPSKKQTMDLQIDPNQDKEKLRAQGKEPKGFEKLETNPFDIFSEDWWGNARPIFEFHGYFRVRTEYLNNFSLGRHDSPGDPNNPNLWPQPLDNSYEQTSGNERAVALCDPDNASCHTPVQWGANMRFRINPELHISDNLRILSQIDALDNLVLGSTPDTRISRARLSPQEQQRVNPYASQTWQVSTQGPPLSRSSIDVKRMWAEYVSPIGQLRFGRMPFHWGLGMIYNAGDGVDSDWQTTYDRIQFISAIKPLDLYGGLSWDFMDAGAIYGSPYDVYGGIPYDTSRLDNVNQTSFFIAKKQGPELQRLALAKGKLVTNAGLMFLYRNQFLSYPIIPPGPSSPNNGLERVGAYWLNPDVWLQLLWQKLRFEAEFTTLWGSVEKTPDLEDRNNPVKIRQWGLATQTEFRAMEEKLRLNFGFGWASGDPWARTLNPSSSGWQGPLNDGRGPLSTFRFHPDYRVDLIFFRRILSRIEGAYYFRPSIDYDFMRHPDGQKLGGGAAFIWSRASEFVQTPGHKRDLGAELDFQFYYQSKDGSLNDDPNKIGGFYGLLQAGLFFPLGGLGYLPLEQTSNLSNWDTSNAYTLRLFLGVVY is encoded by the coding sequence ATGCTAAAGGACAGGGATATGTCTGGTTTTCACCCTTCTTTACAATCCCTCTTTCCCTTTCTGACCATGGCTATCCTCGGACGGACAGACAAGCTATATGCGGAGGAACCCCCCTCTTCTGGAACTCAACCTTCCCTTACCCTTCCCTCTGGCGATTTCCAGAGGGATTCTACTCACTCATCCACCCCACTCCCCTCGAAGAAGCAAACGATGGATCTCCAGATCGATCCTAATCAAGATAAAGAGAAACTGCGCGCACAAGGGAAAGAGCCAAAAGGTTTCGAAAAGCTTGAAACCAATCCGTTTGACATCTTCAGTGAAGATTGGTGGGGGAACGCCAGACCTATCTTTGAATTTCACGGTTATTTTCGAGTAAGAACAGAGTACCTCAATAACTTCTCTCTAGGGCGTCACGATAGTCCCGGAGACCCTAACAATCCCAATTTATGGCCACAGCCCTTAGACAATTCATACGAGCAAACGTCAGGGAATGAGCGAGCAGTGGCTCTCTGCGATCCGGACAATGCCTCTTGCCATACTCCAGTCCAGTGGGGGGCCAATATGCGTTTCCGTATCAATCCGGAACTCCATATCTCCGACAACCTACGCATCCTCTCTCAGATCGATGCATTGGATAATCTCGTCTTAGGCTCCACTCCAGACACAAGAATTTCACGCGCGAGATTGTCCCCCCAAGAGCAACAGAGAGTCAATCCTTACGCCTCCCAAACGTGGCAAGTGAGTACACAAGGACCCCCTCTTTCCCGCAGCTCGATTGATGTTAAGCGCATGTGGGCAGAGTACGTGAGCCCGATCGGGCAATTGCGCTTCGGACGCATGCCCTTTCATTGGGGCCTCGGGATGATCTACAATGCAGGCGATGGGGTCGATTCAGATTGGCAAACGACCTATGACCGCATTCAGTTCATAAGCGCAATCAAGCCGCTCGACCTTTATGGAGGTCTTTCCTGGGATTTCATGGATGCTGGTGCAATTTACGGCAGCCCTTACGATGTGTATGGGGGGATCCCTTACGACACGTCGAGATTGGACAACGTCAACCAAACCTCCTTTTTCATTGCTAAAAAGCAAGGGCCTGAGCTCCAACGACTCGCCCTCGCTAAAGGAAAACTCGTCACCAATGCCGGTCTGATGTTTCTCTATCGGAACCAATTTCTATCCTATCCCATTATTCCCCCAGGCCCTTCAAGCCCAAACAATGGACTCGAACGCGTCGGCGCCTATTGGCTCAACCCTGACGTCTGGCTTCAACTTCTGTGGCAGAAGCTCCGCTTCGAAGCAGAATTCACAACCCTATGGGGGAGCGTAGAAAAAACACCCGATCTTGAAGATCGCAATAATCCAGTCAAAATCCGTCAGTGGGGTCTAGCCACCCAGACTGAGTTCCGTGCTATGGAAGAAAAATTACGCCTTAACTTTGGATTTGGATGGGCAAGCGGAGATCCGTGGGCCCGTACGCTCAATCCAAGTTCAAGTGGATGGCAAGGTCCTCTGAACGATGGTCGAGGACCTCTCTCCACATTCCGCTTCCACCCCGACTACCGAGTGGATTTAATTTTTTTCCGCAGGATCCTTTCCCGAATCGAAGGGGCTTATTACTTCCGCCCAAGTATTGATTATGATTTCATGCGCCACCCAGATGGTCAAAAGCTCGGTGGAGGGGCTGCCTTTATATGGAGCCGAGCCAGTGAATTTGTACAAACTCCAGGACACAAAAGAGATTTAGGTGCAGAATTAGATTTTCAGTTTTACTATCAATCAAAAGATGGTTCTCTTAATGATGATCCCAACAAAATAGGAGGGTTTTACGGGCTTCTGCAAGCAGGATTATTCTTTCCATTAGGAGGGCTTGGCTATTTGCCCTTGGAGCAAACCTCTAATCTCTCGAACTGGGACACCTCCAATGCTTACACTTTGCGTCTTTTCTTAGGAGTTGTATACTAA
- a CDS encoding MerR family transcriptional regulator has protein sequence MDRIGQVAQLLGIKTHVIRYWEREFPHLRPSKNTSGQRIYSPEKVKEIQRIHRLLHVEGFTIAGAKKYLQAHEQGEEREGALIPKEMEGSLLRIQEEIQQFLEELEEKFSPPC, from the coding sequence ATGGATCGCATTGGACAAGTGGCACAACTGCTGGGGATCAAAACCCACGTTATCCGTTATTGGGAACGTGAATTCCCACACCTCCGCCCTTCCAAAAACACAAGTGGACAGCGCATTTATTCTCCCGAAAAAGTCAAGGAGATACAGCGTATCCACCGCTTGCTTCACGTTGAAGGATTCACGATTGCAGGAGCCAAAAAGTACCTGCAAGCACACGAGCAAGGAGAAGAGAGAGAGGGAGCTCTTATACCTAAAGAAATGGAAGGATCGCTTCTTCGTATCCAAGAAGAAATTCAACAATTCCTAGAAGAACTCGAGGAGAAATTTTCCCCCCCATGCTAA
- a CDS encoding integration host factor subunit alpha, translating into MTKAAIVHTIHSRLGGLSKQQYSALVDLTFNLIKEMLIQGETVKIRGFGNFIVRHKKRRKGREPQTGNLLWISERWVVLFKPSPLLKSFLNEP; encoded by the coding sequence ATGACAAAAGCTGCTATCGTTCACACAATTCATTCACGTCTAGGTGGCTTGTCCAAACAACAATACAGTGCGCTTGTCGATCTTACTTTCAACTTGATCAAAGAGATGTTAATTCAAGGAGAGACGGTCAAGATTCGAGGGTTTGGAAACTTTATCGTCCGGCATAAAAAAAGGAGAAAAGGGCGTGAGCCTCAGACAGGAAATTTACTCTGGATCAGTGAGCGGTGGGTGGTTCTCTTCAAACCCAGTCCACTTTTAAAATCGTTCCTGAACGAACCTTAA
- a CDS encoding glycosyltransferase — MLKHLTMYFILCAMYFTVLLLLACYGFHRSYLVFTCMQHRKELDKLKTAVSPLTLNELKDIHKCPMLTVQLPLYNEATVATRLLEYIARLEYPLERLEIQVLDDSTDETRFLVSEQLKEMRKQGFNTIYLHRTNRIGYKAGALEAGLHIAKGELIAIFDADFLPDPSFCRVLIPHFQDPKVGMVQARWGHLNRDFSLLTRVEALMLDGHHLVENRARVGANWLFNFSGTGGIWRKEAIENSGGWQHDTLTEDLDLSYRAQLAGWKFIYRADIVTPAELPEELSTFRAQQYRWAKGTVQTARKLLKRVMNSDLTRSQKVEAFFHLTPHFAYPLMMILSLLLLPALILMPATNVTMMLLIDLPLCVGTTGSLMGFYMLAQTAQGRSASDAVRLLPALLAIGAGLAPHLSQGVLKGFQAQAGEFVRTPKKGGRSSRYQSRTEFPFLEAFLCLFSVGSTFASLETKHWFATPFALLFACGYGYVTCSIVGEQMSRRSSYLPQNPMLHPTASSQVPLANSLQTANPTGSSQKLAI, encoded by the coding sequence GTGCTCAAGCATCTGACCATGTATTTCATTCTATGCGCCATGTACTTTACCGTCCTCCTTCTACTTGCTTGTTATGGCTTTCATCGCTCCTATCTTGTTTTCACTTGCATGCAACACCGCAAAGAGCTCGATAAGCTCAAAACAGCTGTCTCCCCTTTGACACTAAACGAACTGAAAGACATCCACAAATGCCCTATGCTGACCGTGCAGCTCCCTCTTTACAATGAGGCGACTGTGGCAACGCGACTGCTGGAATACATAGCCCGACTCGAATACCCTCTGGAACGACTAGAAATTCAGGTCCTCGATGACTCGACCGACGAAACCAGGTTCCTCGTGTCAGAGCAACTAAAGGAGATGCGCAAGCAAGGGTTTAACACAATCTACCTCCATCGAACCAACCGAATTGGATACAAAGCCGGGGCACTAGAAGCAGGGCTTCACATCGCTAAAGGGGAACTGATCGCTATTTTCGACGCGGATTTCCTCCCCGATCCCTCTTTCTGCAGGGTGCTGATCCCTCACTTCCAAGATCCGAAGGTAGGGATGGTGCAAGCGCGCTGGGGCCATTTGAACCGAGATTTTTCACTCTTAACCAGAGTCGAAGCGTTAATGCTCGATGGGCATCACCTCGTGGAAAATCGAGCGAGAGTAGGGGCCAACTGGCTGTTCAACTTCTCGGGCACAGGAGGAATTTGGCGAAAAGAAGCGATCGAAAACAGCGGGGGATGGCAACACGATACACTCACGGAAGATCTCGATCTCAGCTATCGCGCCCAACTTGCAGGGTGGAAGTTTATTTATCGCGCAGATATTGTAACACCTGCTGAACTCCCCGAAGAGTTATCGACATTCCGCGCTCAACAGTACCGATGGGCCAAAGGAACAGTCCAGACTGCGCGCAAACTTCTTAAACGCGTTATGAACTCTGATCTCACGCGCTCTCAAAAAGTGGAGGCTTTCTTCCATCTCACCCCTCACTTCGCCTATCCTCTGATGATGATCCTAAGCCTTCTGCTTCTCCCAGCGCTTATCCTGATGCCCGCAACTAACGTCACCATGATGTTGCTGATCGATCTTCCCCTTTGTGTGGGCACCACCGGATCGCTGATGGGTTTCTACATGCTGGCACAGACAGCCCAAGGGAGAAGCGCTAGCGATGCGGTGCGGCTATTACCTGCCTTATTAGCAATCGGAGCAGGGTTAGCTCCTCATTTATCTCAAGGGGTTCTCAAGGGATTTCAGGCACAAGCGGGAGAATTTGTCCGAACCCCCAAAAAGGGAGGACGCTCAAGCCGATATCAAAGCCGAACAGAATTTCCCTTTTTAGAGGCCTTTCTGTGTCTTTTCTCCGTAGGGAGCACCTTTGCTTCTCTTGAAACCAAACATTGGTTTGCAACTCCTTTTGCACTCCTCTTTGCATGTGGATACGGCTACGTCACCTGTTCCATCGTAGGAGAACAAATGAGTCGACGCTCTTCCTATCTTCCACAAAATCCAATGCTCCACCCAACTGCTTCATCTCAAGTCCCCTTAGCCAATTCTCTACAAACAGCTAACCCAACGGGATCTAGTCAAAAGCTTGCCATTTAA
- the polA gene encoding DNA polymerase I, whose protein sequence is MLSSLLPPPNTEDVLYVLDFSGYIFRAYHAVAPLCSSQGEPTHAVFGAISMLQKLLSDRLPHRIAVVMDSKSPTFRHDLDPRYKAHRPPPPPGLSRQMQRCEEIARAYHLSVFQEDGWEADDLIASLVRRAVAAGWQVVIVSSDKDLLQLLEDQGCRVLMWDSMRDRVFGPDEVRQKYGVPPSQLRELFSLIGDASDHIPGVRGIGPKAAVDLIGRYRSVDNLYAHLASVEPSRLRMLLERSASDVQLSYRLITLQDVAIDWNPARLVWRPGEGDAETLRRIFKELDFHQWLKRRELSSSAVTDLNAGPYCMFELDAVRALVEEARLLGAISFDLFTTDRNDPTRASLVGLSLAVRPEAGGYVPLAHRYLGVPDQLSWLSVKQLLQPLFEDPRIVKVGHDLKYDLLVLSELGVEVHGHLFDTMVASHLLNPGTIHSIEHLRQQELGIPMSTYEEITRKQRGAQMMFEEVSCEDASRYASTAVQTCIALFERWKVRLEEQGLFTLFEEVEMPLLRVLTQMERTGVLVDPNILVQLGKTVEALIQQLQSRAKALAGREFAIRSRDQLETILFDELQLPVIKRTPKKGRSTDAQVLEELANHHELPRVILEYRELDKLKSTYIDALPKSIHHVTHRIHTHFNQAATITGRLVSYDPNLQNVPIRTALGKQIRSAFIAPEGFCLVSGDYSQIELRVLAHLSEDEELIAAFRSGQDVHIHTATLLFEVAPEQVTPEMRRRAKAINFGVIYGMGEAALAKSIGIEREEAARFIASYFERHQGVAQFMKEVVEQAYRGEPIRTLLGRTRHFPALRSAHQGLRAEAERMVKNAPIQGGAADILKLAMIQLGKPSAVPGGRLVLTVHDELVFEVEVDRLAEAKKKVREVMESAYSLRVPLVVDIGSGANWAQAH, encoded by the coding sequence ATGCTTTCTTCTCTCCTTCCTCCTCCGAACACCGAAGACGTACTCTATGTCCTCGATTTCTCAGGATATATATTCCGTGCATACCACGCTGTCGCCCCTCTCTGCTCTTCTCAGGGAGAGCCGACCCATGCGGTTTTCGGTGCGATTTCAATGTTACAAAAGCTCCTTTCGGATCGGTTGCCTCACCGCATTGCAGTGGTCATGGATTCTAAGAGTCCTACGTTTCGCCACGATCTAGATCCTCGCTATAAAGCCCATCGTCCCCCTCCTCCTCCGGGTCTATCGCGTCAAATGCAGCGGTGTGAGGAGATCGCTCGCGCTTATCATCTTTCTGTATTTCAAGAGGATGGTTGGGAGGCAGATGATCTGATCGCTTCGCTTGTGCGAAGAGCGGTGGCAGCAGGGTGGCAAGTTGTGATTGTGAGCTCGGATAAGGATCTTTTGCAGCTGCTTGAAGACCAAGGCTGTCGTGTGTTGATGTGGGACTCGATGAGAGATCGTGTCTTTGGTCCCGATGAAGTAAGACAAAAATATGGAGTTCCGCCGAGCCAGCTGCGCGAACTGTTTTCGCTGATTGGGGATGCTTCCGATCATATCCCCGGTGTCCGCGGAATCGGTCCCAAAGCGGCTGTTGATCTGATCGGGCGGTATCGCTCTGTCGATAACCTATATGCCCATCTCGCTTCGGTAGAGCCATCTCGCTTGCGCATGCTCCTTGAGCGTTCCGCGTCGGATGTTCAACTCTCTTATCGATTGATCACGCTGCAGGATGTTGCGATCGATTGGAATCCTGCTCGCCTTGTGTGGCGCCCTGGAGAAGGTGATGCAGAAACGCTGCGTCGGATTTTTAAAGAGTTGGATTTTCATCAGTGGCTCAAACGGAGGGAGCTGTCTTCATCTGCTGTTACGGACTTGAATGCCGGGCCTTACTGTATGTTCGAATTAGATGCAGTGCGCGCGCTCGTGGAGGAAGCGCGTTTGCTTGGTGCGATCAGCTTCGATCTCTTCACGACCGATCGAAATGACCCCACGCGAGCTTCTTTGGTTGGGCTTTCGCTTGCTGTTCGTCCAGAGGCAGGAGGGTATGTCCCACTTGCGCACCGCTATTTAGGAGTTCCTGATCAACTCTCTTGGTTGTCTGTGAAACAGCTCCTTCAGCCTCTTTTTGAAGATCCTCGGATCGTCAAAGTGGGGCATGACCTCAAGTATGATCTTTTGGTCCTCTCCGAACTCGGGGTGGAAGTTCATGGTCATCTCTTTGACACGATGGTGGCTAGTCATCTGCTTAATCCAGGTACGATTCACTCGATTGAACATCTAAGACAACAAGAGCTGGGGATACCGATGTCGACCTACGAGGAGATTACGCGGAAACAGCGCGGGGCTCAGATGATGTTCGAAGAGGTCTCCTGTGAGGACGCATCGCGCTACGCGTCGACTGCGGTGCAGACGTGTATAGCGCTGTTTGAGAGGTGGAAAGTCCGTTTAGAGGAACAGGGACTCTTTACCCTGTTTGAAGAAGTGGAGATGCCGCTCCTGCGTGTGCTCACTCAAATGGAGCGGACTGGGGTGCTTGTCGATCCGAACATTCTGGTGCAGCTAGGCAAAACAGTAGAAGCTTTAATTCAGCAGCTACAATCGCGGGCAAAGGCATTAGCAGGGCGGGAGTTTGCTATCCGTTCTCGCGATCAGCTCGAAACCATTTTGTTCGACGAGCTCCAATTGCCTGTTATCAAACGCACCCCTAAGAAAGGGAGGTCGACCGATGCACAAGTCCTTGAGGAACTCGCCAATCACCATGAATTGCCGCGAGTTATCCTCGAATACCGAGAACTCGATAAGCTGAAATCCACCTATATTGATGCTTTGCCCAAATCAATTCACCATGTAACGCATCGGATTCATACGCATTTCAATCAGGCTGCGACCATCACAGGGCGACTTGTTTCGTACGATCCAAACCTACAGAATGTGCCGATTCGAACGGCCCTTGGAAAACAGATTCGCTCGGCGTTTATTGCCCCGGAGGGGTTTTGTCTGGTGAGTGGCGACTATTCTCAGATCGAATTGAGAGTACTGGCTCATTTGTCTGAAGATGAGGAGTTGATCGCTGCATTTCGATCCGGTCAAGATGTCCATATCCATACGGCTACGCTTCTTTTTGAAGTGGCGCCAGAACAAGTCACACCGGAAATGCGTCGTCGCGCCAAGGCGATTAATTTTGGGGTCATCTATGGGATGGGGGAAGCAGCCTTAGCGAAGAGCATCGGGATTGAACGAGAGGAGGCAGCTCGTTTTATCGCTTCCTATTTCGAGCGGCATCAGGGGGTGGCTCAATTTATGAAAGAGGTAGTTGAACAAGCGTATCGCGGAGAACCGATTCGCACCCTATTGGGGAGAACGCGTCATTTCCCTGCTCTCCGATCTGCTCATCAGGGGCTTCGCGCAGAAGCGGAACGGATGGTCAAAAATGCTCCGATTCAAGGAGGGGCAGCAGATATTTTGAAACTCGCCATGATTCAGCTCGGAAAGCCTTCGGCCGTGCCAGGGGGACGGCTGGTCCTCACGGTTCATGATGAGCTTGTCTTTGAAGTAGAAGTGGATCGGCTGGCGGAGGCCAAGAAGAAAGTGCGGGAGGTGATGGAATCCGCTTATTCCCTGCGTGTTCCTCTTGTTGTGGATATTGGAAGTGGGGCTAATTGGGCCCAGGCGCATTAA
- the malQ gene encoding 4-alpha-glucanotransferase has product MVLERKSGVLLPLFSIRTRRDWGIGEILDLPVAARWLQSAGQRFLQILPPHALSMEETSPYNSRTAFGIDPTYLSIEAIEDLTPLRLEQVLGQAGQQERQRLRACKQVDYRGVRTLKQTALQAAFANFYQHHWQPQTPRAREFQEFMERERDWLEDFVLYIVLKERYPGCSWTTWPLPVRNRTPGALSALQPSESLKKLFLAYLQWIAWTQWEQARNELKTMAFELVGDVSFGVNRESADVWARAPLFRLDLSLGVPPDDYFKKDQDWGLPPYRWSAMEEEGFAWLQARIRHARRLYDLFRLDHLIGYFRMYMRLPEGLGIFEPADEAVQRTRGEAILRVVLEAAEGTRVIGEDLGLVLPFMREVTEKLQITGYRVLCWERQEGGQLRLPSTFPENSVATWSTHDTPPITQWWHEFSPEERREFAHHAGFPVEANEKERTLPLLNWLLKSRSSLALLQVQELLGESIRINTPATVGDHNWVYRLPEPIEDLVQNPQVMQRCASIKEFVWKSGR; this is encoded by the coding sequence ATGGTGTTAGAAAGAAAAAGCGGTGTGCTTCTTCCTCTCTTTTCAATCAGGACACGTCGGGATTGGGGGATCGGGGAGATCCTCGATCTACCGGTAGCTGCTCGCTGGCTTCAATCGGCGGGTCAACGTTTCTTGCAGATTTTACCTCCGCATGCGCTCTCCATGGAGGAGACCAGCCCGTACAACAGTCGGACGGCGTTTGGGATCGATCCGACTTATCTTTCCATCGAAGCAATCGAAGATCTCACCCCTTTACGTCTTGAGCAGGTATTGGGGCAGGCAGGGCAACAGGAACGCCAGCGTCTTCGTGCTTGTAAGCAGGTCGATTACCGGGGGGTGAGAACCCTCAAACAGACTGCTCTGCAAGCAGCTTTTGCTAATTTTTATCAACATCATTGGCAGCCCCAAACCCCTCGAGCGCGTGAGTTTCAAGAATTCATGGAACGTGAGCGCGATTGGCTTGAAGATTTTGTTCTCTATATTGTTCTGAAGGAACGGTATCCGGGGTGCTCGTGGACTACTTGGCCCCTTCCTGTGCGCAATCGCACCCCTGGTGCGCTTTCTGCGCTGCAGCCATCAGAATCCCTCAAAAAGCTCTTTCTTGCCTACCTTCAGTGGATTGCTTGGACACAGTGGGAACAGGCAAGGAATGAATTAAAAACAATGGCGTTTGAGTTGGTAGGGGATGTTTCCTTTGGGGTGAATCGGGAAAGTGCGGATGTGTGGGCGCGCGCTCCCTTGTTTCGCTTGGATTTGTCCTTGGGGGTTCCTCCTGATGACTATTTTAAGAAAGATCAGGACTGGGGTCTTCCCCCCTATCGTTGGAGTGCTATGGAAGAGGAGGGGTTTGCCTGGCTGCAGGCCCGTATTCGACATGCGAGACGGTTGTACGATCTCTTTCGCCTCGATCATCTGATCGGTTACTTTCGCATGTATATGCGCCTTCCAGAAGGGCTTGGTATCTTTGAGCCTGCTGACGAAGCAGTACAACGCACGCGAGGAGAAGCGATACTTCGGGTCGTTCTAGAGGCTGCAGAGGGAACTCGTGTGATAGGGGAAGATTTGGGGCTGGTCCTCCCTTTTATGCGCGAGGTGACTGAGAAGCTTCAGATCACTGGCTATAGGGTCCTTTGTTGGGAACGGCAAGAGGGGGGACAACTCCGTTTGCCTTCAACCTTCCCCGAAAACAGTGTGGCCACTTGGAGCACACATGACACCCCTCCCATTACTCAGTGGTGGCACGAGTTCTCTCCTGAGGAACGGCGAGAATTTGCGCATCACGCTGGTTTCCCCGTTGAGGCAAATGAAAAAGAGCGCACGCTTCCCCTCTTAAATTGGCTTTTGAAAAGCCGTTCTTCGTTAGCCCTGCTTCAAGTACAGGAGCTGCTCGGTGAATCGATTCGGATCAACACCCCAGCTACAGTGGGGGATCATAATTGGGTCTACCGTCTCCCTGAACCGATTGAAGATTTGGTGCAGAATCCTCAAGTCATGCAGCGATGCGCTAGCATAAAGGAATTCGTGTGGAAAAGCGGTCGATAG
- the speA gene encoding biosynthetic arginine decarboxylase, with translation MSSHHEPAKNELLAAQPPLSGNGWSSAKSADLYNVRGWGEPYFIVNEEGNVEVRPDPERHQRIDLLALTKDLKARGLALPLLIRFPDILKDRIQRLNQCFAKAISEYSYAGVYRGVYPIKVNPQRHVVEEIIKFGRPWSFGLEVGSKPELLIALAAMDDVGGLILCNGYKDQKYIETALLAQRVDKTIIFVLERIEELELVFRASEKTGIIPILGVRAKLTSKGVGRWADSTGDRAKFGLIASEIVEVVDRLAEKNMLSSMQLLHFHMGSQISSIIPIKNAMREAATLYVELAKMGCHMRYLDVGGGLAVDYDGSKTDFHASKNYNMQEYAYDVVSSVQEACTRASIDVPTLVTETGRAIVAHQSILIFEIVGSYGVRAGEPQPPSPNAHPILKTLYETYQGIMPKNLQESLHDALQAKEELQSLFKFGYVRLRERAEAERTFWGCCEKIIKVMRNQKFIPEELKNLEKELSSIYYSNFSVFQSAPDIWAIKQLFPIMPIHRLQEEPSLRATLVDLTCDSDGAINHFIDREDVKGLLEVHPYRKGEPYYMGLFLNGAYQEILGDLHNLFGDTNVIHVQLGPEGYQVAHVVKGDSIAEVLHYVQYLPDHMIETVRQQAERSHRRGQTTLPQMRLLMQHYEKSFGIYTYLTEEE, from the coding sequence ATGTCATCTCATCATGAACCAGCAAAGAATGAACTGCTTGCTGCCCAGCCTCCCCTGTCGGGGAATGGATGGTCATCCGCTAAAAGTGCTGATCTCTACAATGTGAGAGGATGGGGAGAACCTTATTTTATCGTTAATGAGGAAGGGAATGTAGAAGTTCGCCCAGATCCGGAGCGGCATCAGCGGATCGATTTGCTCGCTTTAACAAAAGATTTGAAGGCCCGAGGACTCGCTCTCCCCCTCCTTATACGCTTTCCCGATATCTTAAAAGATCGGATTCAACGTCTCAATCAATGCTTTGCAAAAGCGATTAGCGAGTATTCGTATGCAGGGGTCTATCGAGGTGTCTACCCAATCAAAGTAAACCCCCAGAGACATGTGGTTGAAGAGATCATCAAATTCGGACGCCCATGGTCTTTCGGCTTAGAAGTAGGCTCTAAGCCGGAACTTCTGATCGCCCTTGCAGCGATGGATGACGTAGGAGGGCTTATCCTGTGCAACGGGTACAAAGACCAGAAATACATCGAAACCGCCCTTCTCGCACAACGAGTCGATAAAACCATTATCTTCGTGCTCGAAAGGATTGAAGAACTCGAACTCGTCTTCCGAGCTTCCGAAAAAACAGGGATCATTCCCATCCTGGGAGTACGCGCGAAACTCACTTCAAAAGGGGTAGGGCGATGGGCCGATTCAACTGGCGATCGAGCGAAATTTGGCCTGATTGCGTCGGAAATCGTAGAAGTGGTCGATCGACTGGCCGAAAAGAACATGCTTTCTAGCATGCAGTTGCTGCACTTTCACATGGGCAGCCAAATCTCCAGCATTATCCCAATCAAAAACGCAATGCGAGAAGCAGCCACCCTCTATGTCGAACTCGCCAAAATGGGCTGTCATATGCGTTACTTAGACGTAGGCGGCGGGCTAGCAGTCGACTACGACGGCTCAAAAACAGATTTCCACGCTTCCAAGAACTACAATATGCAGGAATACGCCTACGACGTAGTTTCTTCAGTGCAAGAAGCGTGTACACGTGCTTCCATCGACGTCCCAACTCTAGTTACAGAAACAGGACGAGCGATTGTCGCACATCAATCGATCTTGATCTTCGAAATCGTAGGTTCCTATGGAGTACGCGCAGGGGAACCACAACCACCTTCTCCAAACGCTCACCCGATCTTAAAGACTCTCTACGAAACGTATCAAGGGATCATGCCCAAAAACCTGCAGGAGTCTCTTCACGATGCACTGCAGGCAAAAGAAGAGTTACAGAGCCTCTTTAAATTCGGGTATGTTCGCCTCCGAGAACGGGCGGAGGCTGAACGCACTTTCTGGGGCTGCTGCGAAAAAATCATCAAAGTCATGCGGAATCAGAAATTCATCCCTGAAGAGCTCAAGAACCTCGAGAAAGAGCTCTCCTCCATCTACTACTCAAATTTTTCCGTATTCCAATCCGCACCGGATATCTGGGCGATTAAACAGCTGTTCCCGATTATGCCAATCCATCGCTTGCAGGAGGAACCTTCGTTGAGAGCTACCCTCGTCGATCTGACATGTGACAGCGACGGCGCCATCAATCATTTTATCGATCGAGAGGATGTCAAAGGGCTGTTGGAAGTGCACCCATACAGAAAGGGAGAACCTTATTACATGGGGCTCTTTTTAAATGGGGCATACCAAGAAATTTTGGGCGATTTGCACAATCTGTTTGGAGATACTAATGTGATTCACGTCCAGCTGGGACCTGAAGGCTATCAAGTAGCTCACGTTGTCAAAGGGGATTCCATCGCAGAAGTACTTCACTACGTCCAGTATCTCCCAGATCACATGATCGAAACCGTACGACAACAAGCAGAGCGATCACACCGGCGAGGTCAGACAACGCTTCCTCAGATGCGCCTACTGATGCAGCATTATGAAAAGAGCTTCGGAATTTATACGTATCTCACTGAAGAAGAGTAA